From the Paenibacillus sp. MMS20-IR301 genome, the window GATCGGTCCCCAGGCCGTATAGCCCATCAGCTCAACGCCGTCTTTAACCGCTTCCTTCATCTCCTTGATGTGTTCGCGCAGGTAGTCGATCCGGTAATGGTCATGAACAGACCCGTCTTCTTCCACCTTGTCAAAAGCGCCAAGTCCGTTTTCTACAATAAACAGCGGCTTCTGATAACGGTCATACAAATTGTTCAAGGTAATGCGCAGACCCACCGGATCAATCTGCCAGCCCCAGTCGGAGGCCTTCAGATACGGATTCTTGATACCGCCAAGCAGATTCCCTTCTGTTGCTTCGCCCTCCGGACCTGCCGATACCGTAAGCGTCATGTAGTAGCTGAACGAGATGAAGTCCACTGTATGGGCTGCCAGAAGCTCCTTATCGCCGGGCTCGAAGACAAGCTCAATATTATTCTCAGCAAAATACCGGTCCATATACCGCGGATATTCGCCGCGTGCATGTACATCGGTGAAGAACAGATTCATCTGGTCTTCCTGCTGCCGCTTACGTACGTCTGCCGGATTACAGGTATGCGCGTAGCTCTCCATTCTTGCCAGCATACAGCCGATCTGCGCACCGGGAATGATCTCATGGCCCAGCTTGGTGGCCAGGGAGCTTGCCACAAACTGATGGTGCAGCCCTTGGAATACCGTCTGCAGCTTGTTGTCCACACGGTCTGTAAGAATACCGCCGCCAGTGTACGGACTGAACAGCATCACATTAATTTCATTGAACGTCAGCCAATATTTCACTTTGCTTCTGTAGCGGGTGAATACAGTCTCTGCATACCTCACATAGAACTGGACCACTTCACGGCTGGCCCAGCCGTTATATTTCTGAGTAAGTCCAAGCGGTGTTTCATAATGCGACAGAGTGACAAGCGGCTCAATGCCGTATTTCAGCAATTCATCAAAAACATCATCATAGAACTGCAGCCCCTGCTCATTCGGCAGCGCATCATCACCATTCGGGAAGATCCGCGCCCAGTTAATCGACATCCGGAATACCTTGAAGCCCATCTCAGCGAACAAGGCGATGTCTTCCTTATAACGGTGATAGAAATCCACGCCTTCCCGTTTCGGGAACCAGTCGTCCGTCTCTCCGGCCAGAATCTGGGCGATCCGCTCCGTAGAGATCTCCATGGAATGGTCTCCCTTGCGCTTCTCTTTAGGCACGAAGGCGATCATATCCGCAGTGGACAACCCTTTACCGCCTTTATCAAAAGCCCCTTCCAG encodes:
- a CDS encoding glycoside hydrolase family 1 protein codes for the protein MATVRNGFPDNFLWGGATAANQLEGAFDKGGKGLSTADMIAFVPKEKRKGDHSMEISTERIAQILAGETDDWFPKREGVDFYHRYKEDIALFAEMGFKVFRMSINWARIFPNGDDALPNEQGLQFYDDVFDELLKYGIEPLVTLSHYETPLGLTQKYNGWASREVVQFYVRYAETVFTRYRSKVKYWLTFNEINVMLFSPYTGGGILTDRVDNKLQTVFQGLHHQFVASSLATKLGHEIIPGAQIGCMLARMESYAHTCNPADVRKRQQEDQMNLFFTDVHARGEYPRYMDRYFAENNIELVFEPGDKELLAAHTVDFISFSYYMTLTVSAGPEGEATEGNLLGGIKNPYLKASDWGWQIDPVGLRITLNNLYDRYQKPLFIVENGLGAFDKVEEDGSVHDHYRIDYLREHIKEMKEAVKDGVELMGYTAWGPIDLVSMSTSEMSKRYGFIYVDLDDEGRGTLNRSKKDSFEWYKGVISSNGEVL